A genomic segment from Stenotrophomonas maltophilia encodes:
- a CDS encoding RHS repeat-associated core domain-containing protein: MLKRLKDLSSAVLAMAALGCMGTSAVQAQEVKKQWFAFASGNQPRATEKLVQKDIETRFAAHQAYGPFSWEMRGTTTLTDKIIYDYAIKPAKLIKTDWTYRFDSQAHGSEEALFEALRLTVPMEPACPAPQVSMTQAWTGIPGGGAGAGADGSNVGEQGVATVSYHFFNAGSATCEPMTAPRPVQRTREVKCPNTSSTIMKWREDLQMCGMPPALETGTAAMTRRYHSPMIAQQCDAPGNPCDPTTGDKTQPEPDFDLGWISFRRHYHSLTSTPGAALGTGWTHSHNLRLTVGVDSTTFPPGTEVKVGRIGQDGTHLAFPKRGAYYEANDGSGERVTQQGSNWLLSRAGERILFSSTGLMQRRDFEDGTSLTYAHDSRGRLLSVTHSTGRRLDIQYLLPGDDSLISAVMVAGQPVVSYAYSPAGELIRATYADGASRTYHYEDARFPGYLTGITAEDNQRYSWYGYDTQGRVTCSRHSGDCSQADVGIDGVRLEYTPAGTTIVTDALGKQSTYALTASGTSGLPRKVNGITESNGSITRAYLPEGTDFRRRLQSLTDRRGVVTSYAYAEASDSAAGAVSVTTTTEAAGTPDQRVSETRVAMDSNRLVQQTVGNREIRIARNARLQPTTITVRDMVTGDTRVTTQTYCEAEGPECPLVGLLRSVDGPRSDVADVSTYAYYTADDAGCAANGACSYRKGDLRSVTNALGQTVETLAYDALGRPLSARDANGVVTAYTYHARGWPTSITVRGATTAEDRVTQISYWPTGQVQQVTEPDGSSVTYVYDAAQRLTDIADSAGNTIHYALDNAGNRLKEDTLDTGGTLRRTLARTFNTLGQLTALKDAGNHATGFVYDANGNPQTITDALQRVTSQQYDPLNRLAQTLQDVGGVAAEIRSQYNALDQVTQVTDPKGLHTTYAYNGFGDLTGQVSPDSGASSFTVDAAGNRKTTTDARGVTATYHYDALNRLIGIAYPDPNLDVGYNYDVAPTACAADERFAKGRLGQVLHANGSTQYCHDRFGQVTRKVQTVNGVASTLRYAYSKSGRLTALTYPDGSVADYVRDTQGRISQIGLTRPGQARQIVVNNVTYAAFGAATGWTYGNGRQLQRPLDLDYRPQAVHDPAAGGLSLGYGYDPVGSITELKNGAGSAVLAKYAYDALGRLTQTQDGATGTPIETYAYDATGNRTALTTSAGTASYTYPATSHRLTAVDGEVRSHDAVGNTTGIGGKTFIYNDANRMNAVKQGNAVLESYAYNHRGERVLRTPASGAAQITLYDEAGQWLGNYSVTGQAQQQAIWLDNYPVALINVPSTGVAELAYVQPDHLGTPRVVIDPVRDVAIWEWSNKSEVFGNQIPSADPDGDGVVFELALRFPGQQATDASGLFYNYQREYDTAAGRYSQSDPIGLQGGISTYGYVGGNSLQRVDSLGLQAIPLPLPVAPPGYVPYNPDRGGGEYGQSGDIYINTDAIAQDIVLKGIGIITSPISPVRPLIQMAAKPDREQRPQDCPAGTKPIDQYPGLSSSDIHRIKRGINARGKDWVGVSPDRSIWVNEGGEASDQGKLDDYLP; the protein is encoded by the coding sequence ATGTTGAAGCGATTGAAGGATCTGTCGAGCGCAGTGCTGGCGATGGCCGCGCTGGGATGCATGGGCACCTCTGCGGTTCAGGCGCAGGAGGTGAAGAAGCAGTGGTTCGCGTTCGCGTCCGGCAACCAGCCCCGTGCGACGGAGAAGCTGGTACAGAAGGACATTGAAACCCGCTTTGCCGCCCATCAGGCCTATGGCCCCTTCAGCTGGGAGATGCGGGGGACCACTACCCTGACCGACAAGATCATCTATGACTACGCGATCAAGCCCGCGAAGCTGATCAAGACTGATTGGACATACCGCTTCGACAGCCAGGCGCATGGCTCGGAGGAGGCCCTGTTCGAGGCGCTCAGGCTGACGGTGCCCATGGAGCCCGCCTGCCCGGCGCCGCAGGTTTCGATGACACAGGCGTGGACGGGGATCCCTGGCGGTGGCGCAGGTGCCGGCGCCGATGGCAGCAATGTGGGTGAGCAGGGCGTGGCCACCGTTTCCTACCACTTCTTCAATGCAGGCAGTGCAACCTGCGAGCCGATGACAGCGCCACGCCCTGTCCAGCGGACACGGGAAGTGAAGTGCCCCAATACCAGCAGCACCATCATGAAGTGGCGTGAAGATCTGCAGATGTGCGGCATGCCCCCGGCGCTTGAGACGGGGACGGCGGCGATGACCCGCCGATACCACAGCCCGATGATCGCGCAACAGTGTGATGCACCTGGAAATCCATGCGACCCGACAACAGGTGACAAGACCCAGCCCGAGCCCGATTTCGATCTGGGCTGGATCAGCTTCCGCCGTCACTACCACTCGCTGACCAGCACGCCTGGAGCCGCCTTGGGCACGGGTTGGACGCACTCGCACAACCTGCGGTTGACGGTCGGTGTGGACAGCACCACGTTCCCACCGGGCACCGAAGTGAAGGTCGGTCGGATCGGTCAGGACGGCACGCACCTCGCTTTCCCCAAGCGCGGCGCCTACTACGAAGCCAATGACGGCAGCGGCGAGCGGGTAACGCAGCAGGGTTCCAACTGGCTGCTCTCACGCGCCGGGGAGCGCATCCTGTTCAGTTCCACCGGCCTGATGCAGCGTCGCGATTTCGAGGACGGAACGTCGCTGACCTATGCGCACGACAGCCGTGGCCGCCTGCTCAGCGTCACCCATTCAACCGGGCGGCGTCTGGATATTCAGTACCTCCTGCCAGGTGACGACTCGCTGATCTCCGCGGTGATGGTCGCCGGCCAGCCTGTGGTGAGCTACGCCTATTCACCGGCCGGCGAACTGATCCGTGCGACCTACGCAGACGGCGCCAGTCGTACTTACCATTATGAAGACGCCCGCTTCCCGGGTTACCTGACTGGCATTACCGCCGAAGACAACCAGCGCTACAGCTGGTACGGCTATGACACGCAAGGGCGGGTCACCTGCAGCCGCCATTCCGGCGATTGCAGTCAAGCCGACGTGGGCATTGATGGCGTGCGCCTGGAGTACACCCCGGCAGGCACCACCATCGTTACCGACGCACTGGGCAAGCAGAGCACCTACGCATTGACCGCCAGCGGTACCAGCGGCCTTCCGCGCAAGGTCAATGGCATCACCGAAAGCAACGGCAGCATCACTCGCGCCTATCTGCCCGAGGGCACCGATTTCCGGCGTCGGCTGCAGTCGTTGACCGATCGCCGTGGTGTTGTCACCAGCTACGCCTATGCTGAGGCCAGCGATTCTGCCGCAGGCGCCGTCAGCGTGACCACCACGACGGAAGCGGCGGGTACCCCGGATCAGCGCGTCAGCGAAACGCGCGTGGCCATGGACAGCAATCGGCTGGTGCAGCAGACCGTCGGTAACCGTGAGATCCGCATCGCACGCAATGCACGCCTCCAGCCAACCACCATCACGGTGCGCGACATGGTGACCGGTGACACCCGCGTCACCACGCAGACCTACTGTGAGGCCGAGGGCCCGGAGTGCCCGCTGGTAGGACTGCTGCGTAGCGTGGATGGCCCACGCAGTGATGTGGCGGATGTCTCCACCTATGCCTACTACACCGCGGACGACGCGGGATGCGCGGCCAATGGTGCCTGCAGTTATCGCAAGGGCGACCTGCGCAGTGTGACCAATGCGCTGGGCCAGACGGTTGAGACCCTGGCCTACGACGCACTCGGGCGGCCGTTGTCGGCGAGGGATGCCAACGGCGTGGTCACCGCCTACACCTACCATGCACGTGGCTGGCCGACCTCGATCACCGTACGCGGCGCGACCACTGCCGAGGATCGAGTGACCCAGATCAGCTACTGGCCGACCGGCCAGGTGCAACAGGTCACCGAGCCTGACGGCAGCAGCGTTACCTATGTCTACGACGCCGCCCAGAGGCTGACGGACATCGCGGACAGTGCGGGCAACACCATTCACTATGCGCTGGACAACGCCGGCAACCGCCTCAAGGAAGACACGCTGGACACCGGCGGAACCCTGCGTCGCACCCTGGCACGGACCTTCAACACGCTTGGCCAGCTGACCGCGCTGAAGGACGCAGGCAATCACGCCACCGGCTTTGTCTACGACGCCAACGGCAACCCGCAGACGATCACCGACGCCCTGCAGCGCGTGACCAGCCAGCAGTACGACCCGCTGAACCGCCTGGCGCAGACCCTGCAGGACGTCGGCGGCGTCGCGGCCGAGATCCGCAGCCAGTACAACGCGCTGGACCAGGTCACCCAGGTCACCGACCCGAAGGGCCTGCATACCACCTACGCCTACAACGGGTTCGGTGACCTGACCGGCCAGGTCAGCCCGGACAGTGGCGCCAGCAGCTTCACCGTGGATGCGGCAGGCAACCGCAAGACCACTACCGATGCACGCGGCGTCACCGCCACCTATCACTACGATGCACTCAACCGCCTGATCGGCATTGCCTACCCGGACCCCAACCTGGACGTGGGCTACAACTACGACGTGGCACCGACCGCCTGTGCCGCCGACGAGCGCTTCGCGAAGGGACGGCTGGGGCAGGTGCTGCACGCCAATGGCAGCACCCAGTACTGCCACGACCGCTTCGGCCAGGTCACCCGCAAGGTGCAGACCGTCAACGGCGTTGCCAGCACGCTGCGCTATGCCTACAGCAAGTCGGGTCGCCTGACCGCGCTGACCTACCCCGATGGCAGTGTGGCCGACTACGTGCGCGATACCCAGGGGCGCATCAGCCAGATCGGCCTGACCCGGCCCGGCCAGGCGCGCCAGATCGTGGTGAACAACGTGACCTATGCGGCCTTCGGCGCGGCGACCGGTTGGACTTATGGCAATGGCCGCCAGCTGCAGCGTCCGCTCGACCTGGACTATCGCCCGCAGGCGGTGCACGACCCGGCCGCGGGCGGACTGTCGCTGGGCTACGGCTATGACCCGGTGGGTTCGATCACCGAGCTGAAGAACGGCGCAGGCTCGGCGGTGCTGGCCAAGTACGCTTACGACGCGCTGGGTCGCCTGACCCAGACCCAGGACGGCGCGACCGGCACGCCGATTGAAACCTATGCGTATGACGCCACCGGCAATCGCACCGCCCTGACCACCTCTGCAGGCACCGCCAGCTACACCTATCCCGCAACCAGCCACCGGCTGACTGCCGTGGACGGCGAGGTACGCAGCCATGACGCGGTGGGCAACACCACCGGCATCGGTGGCAAGACGTTCATCTACAACGATGCCAACCGCATGAACGCGGTTAAGCAGGGCAATGCCGTACTGGAAAGCTACGCCTACAACCATCGCGGCGAGCGCGTGCTGCGTACCCCGGCTAGTGGCGCTGCGCAGATCACCCTGTATGACGAGGCGGGGCAATGGCTGGGCAACTACTCGGTCACGGGCCAGGCGCAGCAGCAGGCCATCTGGCTGGACAACTACCCGGTGGCACTGATCAATGTGCCAAGCACAGGTGTGGCAGAGCTGGCCTACGTACAGCCGGATCATTTGGGTACGCCGCGCGTGGTGATCGATCCGGTGCGCGATGTTGCGATCTGGGAGTGGAGCAACAAGAGCGAAGTGTTCGGTAATCAGATTCCGAGTGCCGACCCGGACGGCGATGGCGTGGTGTTCGAGCTGGCGCTGCGCTTCCCGGGCCAGCAGGCGACGGATGCGAGTGGGTTGTTCTACAACTACCAGCGCGAGTACGACACGGCGGCGGGGCGGTATTCGCAGAGTGATCCGATTGGGTTACAAGGTGGGATCAGCACCTACGGATACGTTGGAGGGAATTCTCTGCAAAGAGTTGATAGCCTGGGACTCCAGGCCATTCCCCTGCCTCTGCCAGTTGCTCCACCAGGCTATGTTCCTTACAACCCGGATCGAGGGGGGGGCGAGTACGGACAGTCCGGAGACATTTACATCAATACAGATGCCATTGCCCAAGACATCGTTCTAAAGGGAATTGGCATTATCACGAGCCCCATAAGTCCGGTGCGACCGCTGATTCAGATGGCCGCAAAGCCAGATAGAGAGCAGCGACCCCAAGACTGCCCCGCAGGCACCAAGCCGATCGATCAATACCCAGGACTAAGCAGTAGCGATATTCACAGAATAAAGCGTGGGATCAATGCTCGAGGAAAGGATTGGGTCGGCGTCAGTCCTGATCGCTCGATCTGGGTGAATGAGGGCGGCGAAGCCTCTGATCAGGGAAAATTGGATGACTATCTGCCATGA
- a CDS encoding Gfo/Idh/MocA family protein, with amino-acid sequence MKRREFIAASAAVAASSLLPQTPAWARGRKVRLAMIGTGMRGLVLLKELVRRDDVEVVALCDIEPIMLGRAVDMVAKAGKPAPKTYGQDRDTNAWKRLLEQKGIDGVIIATPWEYHAPMAIAAMQAGVAVGCEVVAGITLQDHWDVLKTQLSTGTPYMLLENVCYRRDVMAALQMVRQGLFGELVHLQAGYQHDLRGVKFNSGDPNQPYDSGVEFGPKGWSEARWRTEHSVERNGELYPSHGIGPCAMYTGINRGNRFTHINAFATKARGLHEYTVAKSGGTTHPSTKVKFKLGDIVTTTLACENGETILLQHDTSLPRPYSMGFRVQGTKGLWMDVNHSIHIEGRSPPHQWEEFKKYQDEYEHPLWKQNADTAASAGHGGMDWFVIHAFVEALKAKAPMPIDIYDAVTWSAITPLSEQSIANSFQTLEFPDFTAGAWKQRKPIFAFDGKY; translated from the coding sequence ATGAAGCGTAGGGAATTCATCGCGGCCAGTGCCGCTGTCGCCGCCAGCAGCCTGCTGCCGCAGACCCCGGCCTGGGCACGCGGGCGCAAGGTGCGCCTGGCCATGATCGGTACCGGCATGCGCGGCCTGGTGCTGCTGAAGGAGCTGGTGCGGCGCGACGATGTCGAGGTGGTCGCCCTGTGCGACATCGAGCCGATCATGCTTGGCCGCGCCGTGGACATGGTGGCCAAGGCCGGCAAGCCGGCGCCGAAGACCTATGGCCAGGACCGCGACACCAATGCCTGGAAGCGACTGCTGGAACAGAAGGGCATCGATGGCGTGATCATCGCCACGCCGTGGGAATACCACGCACCGATGGCGATTGCCGCGATGCAGGCCGGCGTGGCCGTGGGCTGTGAAGTGGTGGCCGGCATCACCCTGCAGGACCACTGGGACGTGCTGAAGACCCAGCTGAGTACCGGCACCCCGTACATGCTGCTGGAGAACGTCTGCTACCGCCGCGACGTGATGGCCGCGTTGCAGATGGTGCGCCAGGGCCTGTTTGGCGAGCTGGTGCACCTGCAGGCCGGCTACCAGCACGACCTGCGCGGCGTGAAGTTCAATTCCGGCGACCCGAACCAGCCCTACGACAGCGGCGTGGAATTCGGTCCCAAGGGCTGGAGCGAAGCACGCTGGCGCACCGAGCATTCGGTGGAGCGCAACGGCGAGCTGTATCCCAGCCACGGCATCGGCCCCTGCGCGATGTACACCGGCATCAACCGCGGCAACCGCTTCACCCACATCAACGCCTTCGCGACCAAGGCGCGCGGCCTGCACGAATACACTGTGGCCAAGAGTGGCGGCACCACCCATCCCAGCACCAAGGTGAAGTTCAAGCTGGGCGACATCGTCACCACCACGCTGGCCTGCGAGAACGGCGAGACCATCCTGCTGCAGCACGATACCTCGCTGCCGCGCCCGTATTCGATGGGCTTCCGCGTGCAGGGCACCAAGGGCCTGTGGATGGACGTGAACCATTCGATCCACATCGAAGGCCGCAGCCCGCCGCACCAGTGGGAAGAGTTCAAGAAGTACCAGGACGAGTACGAGCACCCGCTGTGGAAGCAGAATGCCGACACCGCCGCCAGCGCCGGCCACGGTGGCATGGACTGGTTCGTCATCCATGCCTTTGTTGAAGCGCTGAAGGCCAAGGCACCGATGCCGATCGACATCTACGACGCGGTGACCTGGAGTGCGATCACCCCGTTGAGCGAGCAGTCGATCGCGAACAGCTTCCAGACGCTGGAGTTCCCGGACTTCACCGCCGGTGCGTGGAAGCAGCGCAAGCCGATCTTCGCATTCGACGGGAAGTACTGA